In the Pseudomonas sp. ADAK2 genome, one interval contains:
- a CDS encoding MFS transporter encodes MEIPGFSAAERLERLPISGYHRIIFIIIALAFFFDSMDLAMMTFLLGSIKTEFGLSSAQAGLLASSSFFGMVLGASLSGMLADRFGRKPVFQWSIVLWGLASYLCSTAQTVETLTLFRILLGIGMGMEFPIAQSMLSELIPAKGRGRYIALMDGFWPLGFVAAGVLSYFLLPVIGWRDIFLVLAVPAVFVLAIRFFIPESPRWLEQAGKHEAADKVLLRIEEQVRKSLGRAELPAPIRLPRVASTPGNFFSALRQIWSPLYRQRTMMIWSVWFFALLGFYGLTSWLSALLQQSGFAVTQSVYYTVLISLGGIPGFLMAAWLVERWGRKPVCIVTLLGGGVMAFLYGQSAVFGGNVALLITSGLLMQFFLFGMWAVLYTYTPELYPTSARATGSGFASAIGRVGSLLGPLVTGLVFPITGQGGVFALGAMCFAIAAAVVWVFGMETRGKTLEELSEAVAQ; translated from the coding sequence ATGGAAATACCAGGATTCAGCGCGGCAGAACGCTTGGAACGACTGCCCATCAGCGGTTATCACCGCATCATTTTCATCATCATTGCCTTGGCGTTTTTCTTCGATTCCATGGACTTGGCGATGATGACGTTCCTGTTGGGGTCGATCAAAACCGAGTTCGGCCTGAGCAGCGCCCAGGCCGGGTTGCTGGCCAGTTCGAGCTTCTTCGGCATGGTGCTGGGGGCATCGCTGTCCGGCATGCTGGCCGACCGTTTCGGGCGCAAACCGGTATTCCAGTGGAGCATCGTGTTGTGGGGCCTCGCCAGTTACCTGTGCTCCACCGCGCAGACGGTGGAAACCCTGACGCTGTTCCGCATCCTGCTGGGGATCGGCATGGGCATGGAGTTTCCCATTGCGCAGTCAATGCTCTCGGAGCTGATCCCGGCCAAGGGGCGCGGGCGTTATATCGCGTTGATGGACGGCTTCTGGCCACTGGGTTTCGTCGCCGCCGGGGTGCTGTCGTACTTCCTGCTGCCGGTGATTGGCTGGCGCGACATCTTCCTGGTGTTGGCGGTGCCGGCGGTGTTTGTCCTGGCGATTCGGTTCTTCATTCCCGAATCACCGCGCTGGCTTGAACAGGCCGGCAAGCATGAGGCGGCGGACAAGGTGTTGCTGCGTATTGAAGAGCAGGTTCGCAAATCGCTGGGGCGTGCGGAGTTGCCCGCACCGATTCGCTTACCGCGCGTGGCAAGTACGCCGGGCAACTTCTTTTCCGCGTTGCGCCAGATCTGGTCGCCGCTGTACCGCCAGCGCACGATGATGATCTGGAGCGTCTGGTTCTTTGCCTTGCTCGGCTTCTACGGCTTGACCTCGTGGCTCAGCGCCTTGCTGCAACAGTCGGGTTTTGCCGTGACCCAGTCGGTGTATTACACGGTACTGATTTCCCTCGGCGGCATTCCCGGTTTTCTCATGGCCGCCTGGCTGGTGGAACGCTGGGGACGCAAACCGGTGTGTATCGTCACGTTGCTGGGCGGCGGGGTGATGGCGTTTCTCTACGGCCAGAGTGCGGTGTTTGGCGGCAACGTCGCGCTGTTGATCACCTCGGGCCTGCTGATGCAGTTCTTTCTGTTCGGCATGTGGGCGGTGCTCTACACCTACACGCCGGAGTTGTACCCGACCTCGGCGCGAGCCACGGGCTCGGGCTTTGCCTCGGCGATCGGGCGCGTCGGTTCGTTGCTCGGGCCGTTGGTGACCGGGCTGGTGTTCCCGATTACCGGGCAGGGCGGGGTGTTCGCCTTGGGGGCGATGTGTTTTGCGATTGCGGCGGCGGTGGTGTGGGTGTTCGGGATGGAGACGCGGGGCAAGACGTTGGAGGAGCTGAGCGAAGCGGTAGCGCAATGA
- a CDS encoding ArsR/SmtB family transcription factor produces the protein MEHAPCISQIATLLADPKRSAMMWALMDGSARQTEELALLAGLSPSSASAHLGRLSAGGLLKVEERGRKRFFRLAAPEIGAAVEALASATLASKPRDIPETIKRGNLLGKRQAAPSSLLQARLCDDHLGGTLAADLYQRLLDAGWIEQFDQRVVVTHKGSTQLATRGVFIQALAHRNGQVACACPDWSERRPHLGGSLGAALLQLFMQSGWLTLPNESRALQITAAGQREVHRFAKESELEMAL, from the coding sequence ATGGAACATGCACCTTGCATCAGCCAGATCGCCACGCTGCTGGCTGACCCCAAGCGCAGCGCAATGATGTGGGCCTTGATGGATGGCTCGGCACGGCAAACCGAAGAGCTGGCGTTGCTGGCCGGGTTGTCGCCGTCTTCGGCCAGTGCACACCTGGGGCGTTTGTCCGCCGGAGGTCTGTTGAAAGTCGAAGAGCGCGGGCGCAAAAGGTTCTTCCGCCTGGCCGCGCCCGAAATCGGCGCCGCGGTAGAGGCGCTGGCCAGTGCGACCCTGGCCAGCAAGCCGCGGGACATTCCGGAGACGATCAAGCGCGGCAACCTCCTGGGCAAGCGCCAGGCAGCACCGTCTTCACTGTTGCAGGCGCGGCTGTGCGATGACCATCTGGGTGGCACGCTGGCGGCGGACCTGTACCAGCGTTTGCTGGATGCGGGCTGGATCGAGCAATTCGATCAGCGCGTCGTCGTCACCCATAAAGGCTCCACACAGCTGGCCACCAGAGGGGTGTTCATCCAGGCCCTGGCCCACCGTAACGGGCAAGTCGCCTGCGCCTGCCCCGACTGGAGTGAACGCCGTCCGCACCTGGGGGGCTCGCTGGGCGCGGCGTTGTTGCAGTTGTTCATGCAGTCCGGCTGGTTGACCCTGCCCAATGAGTCGCGGGCCTTGCAGATCACTGCGGCCGGGCAGCGAGAAGTTCACCGTTTCGCCAAGGAGTCCGAGCTGGAAATGGCGTTGTAG
- a CDS encoding LysR family transcriptional regulator, producing MLRFDDLQLFVRAADLGSLSAAARVMDMSAAVASAALKRIEQQLGARLLARSTRSLRLTAEGEGFLEYARAALSNLDEGRRLLASGQDQVSGVLQLSAPSDFGRNLLLPWLDEFQREHPKLTMRLLLGDRIADLFRQPVDIALRYGEPEDSSLVALPIAPQNRRVLCASPAYLARHGEPRQLEQLAQHNCLLFMLGSRVHDRWSFHDGKREVGLTVSGDRFSDDADVVRLWAVAGAGIAYKSWLDVAADVLAGRLKVLLPELLCERAPLNLLCAHRAQLSKPVNLLREMLASRCAQLSSQFPALPGVDH from the coding sequence ATGCTGCGTTTCGATGACTTGCAGTTGTTTGTCCGGGCGGCGGACCTGGGCAGTCTGTCGGCGGCGGCACGGGTGATGGACATGTCGGCGGCGGTAGCCAGCGCGGCACTCAAGCGCATCGAACAGCAACTCGGCGCCCGATTGCTGGCCCGTTCCACCCGCAGTCTGCGCCTGACCGCCGAAGGCGAAGGCTTTCTGGAATATGCCCGGGCGGCCCTGAGCAATCTGGACGAAGGCCGGCGTCTGTTGGCCAGCGGTCAGGATCAGGTCAGCGGCGTGTTGCAACTGTCGGCGCCTTCGGATTTCGGTCGCAACCTGTTGCTGCCGTGGCTGGATGAATTCCAGCGCGAGCACCCGAAGTTGACCATGCGTTTGCTGCTGGGCGATCGCATCGCCGACCTGTTTCGCCAACCGGTGGACATCGCCCTGCGTTACGGCGAACCGGAGGACTCAAGCCTGGTGGCGCTGCCCATCGCCCCGCAGAACCGGCGCGTGCTCTGTGCGTCGCCCGCGTACCTGGCCCGGCACGGCGAGCCCCGCCAGCTGGAGCAATTGGCGCAGCACAATTGCCTGCTGTTCATGCTTGGCAGCCGGGTGCATGACCGTTGGAGTTTCCACGATGGCAAGCGCGAAGTCGGGCTGACGGTCAGTGGCGACCGCTTCAGCGATGATGCCGATGTGGTGCGCCTGTGGGCGGTGGCGGGGGCCGGGATCGCTTACAAGTCCTGGCTGGATGTGGCTGCCGATGTGCTGGCCGGTCGCTTGAAAGTGCTGTTACCGGAGTTGCTGTGTGAGCGCGCACCGCTGAATTTGCTGTGCGCCCATCGCGCGCAATTGAGTAAGCCGGTGAACCTTTTGCGGGAAATGCTTGCCAGCCGATGCGCTCAGTTGAGTAGTCAATTTCCAGCGTTACCGGGCGTTGATCATTAG
- a CDS encoding putative quinol monooxygenase — translation MSQPFTAIATLIAKPGQQDALEQHLRALLEPTRAEAGCGQYDLHQDLANPLGFYMIEQWSSDEALQAHDASAHIQNFRAKAGDFLEHFELKRLRTLG, via the coding sequence ATGTCCCAGCCTTTTACCGCGATCGCCACCCTCATCGCCAAACCCGGCCAGCAAGACGCCCTCGAACAGCACCTGCGGGCGCTGCTGGAACCGACGCGTGCCGAAGCCGGTTGCGGTCAATACGATTTGCACCAGGACCTGGCCAATCCGCTGGGTTTCTACATGATCGAACAATGGAGCAGCGACGAGGCCCTGCAAGCCCATGACGCCAGCGCCCACATCCAGAACTTCCGCGCCAAGGCCGGTGACTTTCTCGAACACTTCGAGCTCAAGCGCCTGCGCACTCTCGGCTGA
- a CDS encoding zinc-binding alcohol dehydrogenase family protein, whose translation MKAIAYYASLPISDAKSLQDIELPEPVAGPRDLLVEVKAISVNPVDAKVRQNVQPEEGAAKVLGWDVAGVVKAVGSDVTLFKAGDKVFYAGSIARAGGNSELHVVDERIVGHMPKTLGFAEAAALPLTAITAWELLFERLQVREGKTDEGQSLLIVGAAGGVGSILTQLANQLTGLKVIGTASRPQTQSWVRELGADLVIDHSQPLSEELKRAGVAQVTHVASLTQTDEHLDQLVEALAPQGKLALIDDPKALDVTKLKRKSLSLHWEFMYTRSLFETADMIEQHKLLNRVAELIDAGTLKTTVGEHFGTINAANLRRAHELLESGKSKGKIVLEGF comes from the coding sequence ATGAAAGCCATTGCCTATTACGCCTCCTTGCCGATCAGCGACGCCAAATCCCTGCAAGACATCGAACTGCCAGAACCGGTCGCCGGCCCACGTGACCTGCTGGTGGAAGTCAAAGCCATCTCGGTCAACCCGGTGGACGCCAAGGTCCGGCAGAACGTCCAGCCTGAAGAAGGCGCGGCGAAAGTGCTGGGCTGGGACGTGGCCGGTGTGGTCAAGGCAGTGGGCAGCGACGTGACGCTGTTCAAGGCTGGCGACAAGGTGTTTTACGCGGGTTCCATCGCCCGTGCCGGCGGCAACAGCGAGTTGCATGTGGTGGATGAGCGGATCGTCGGGCACATGCCGAAAACCCTCGGCTTTGCTGAAGCGGCTGCGTTGCCGCTGACCGCGATCACCGCGTGGGAATTGTTGTTCGAACGCCTGCAAGTACGTGAAGGCAAGACCGATGAAGGCCAGAGCTTGCTGATCGTCGGAGCGGCCGGTGGCGTCGGTTCGATCCTGACTCAGCTGGCCAATCAACTCACTGGGTTGAAGGTGATCGGCACCGCTTCCCGTCCGCAAACCCAGAGCTGGGTGCGTGAGCTGGGCGCCGATCTGGTGATCGATCACAGCCAGCCGCTGAGTGAAGAACTCAAGCGTGCAGGCGTCGCGCAGGTGACCCACGTCGCCAGCCTGACCCAGACCGATGAGCATCTGGATCAACTGGTCGAGGCCCTGGCGCCTCAGGGCAAACTGGCGCTGATCGATGATCCGAAGGCGCTGGACGTGACCAAGCTCAAGCGCAAGAGCCTTTCGTTGCACTGGGAGTTCATGTACACCCGCTCGCTGTTCGAGACCGCGGACATGATTGAGCAGCACAAACTGCTCAACCGCGTCGCGGAGCTGATCGATGCCGGGACTTTGAAAACCACAGTGGGCGAGCACTTCGGCACCATCAATGCAGCCAACCTGCGTCGCGCCCATGAACTGCTGGAGAGCGGCAAGTCGAAAGGCAAAATTGTATTAGAAGGTTTCTAA